In Chryseobacterium geocarposphaerae, the following are encoded in one genomic region:
- a CDS encoding alpha/beta hydrolase has product MNLDYIVREPENITSSTPILFMLHGYGSNEQDLFSFRETLPKDWIIVSFRAPRNTQFEGFSWYDIDFNNPENFIDVPQAEEALQSVLESILKIINHYGLVDGKTHLCGFSQGGILCYSLALRYPDLFSYIACLSSYPEEKILTNIVKDKKKLEKLRFFISHGTDDAVIPLEWGRKAADLLYDLGCYFTFREYMSGHGVNQKNYMDLMDFFSK; this is encoded by the coding sequence ATGAATTTAGATTACATCGTAAGAGAACCCGAAAATATAACTTCCAGTACCCCAATCCTTTTTATGCTGCACGGATACGGAAGCAATGAACAAGACCTTTTCAGCTTCAGAGAAACCCTTCCAAAAGACTGGATCATTGTAAGTTTCAGAGCCCCTCGAAATACTCAATTTGAAGGCTTTTCGTGGTATGATATAGATTTTAACAATCCTGAAAATTTCATTGACGTTCCGCAAGCGGAAGAAGCTTTACAATCAGTTTTAGAAAGTATTTTAAAAATTATAAATCATTATGGACTTGTTGATGGTAAGACCCACCTTTGCGGTTTTAGTCAGGGAGGAATTTTATGCTATTCTTTAGCCTTAAGATACCCTGATTTATTCAGTTATATAGCGTGTTTAAGCAGCTACCCTGAAGAAAAGATATTAACCAATATCGTAAAAGATAAGAAGAAGCTGGAAAAATTACGTTTCTTTATTTCTCACGGAACAGATGATGCTGTAATCCCTCTGGAATGGGGAAGAAAAGCTGCGGATCTTTTGTATGACCTTGGATGCTACTTCACATTCAGAGAATACATGAGTGGGCATGGTGTCAATCAGAAAAACTATATGGATCTCATGGATTTCTTCTCCAAGTAA
- a CDS encoding RNA polymerase sigma factor, with translation MNDEQLFQLIGKAKEKDQKAQTKLINIFWVDVFSFVMKKVRDENDADEITVNVFSKVLSKLDMYDPHFQFKTWILTIAQNTIIDFWRKRTRENQDPTENLDEVKNQYAKSPEELMISDEEQKKIIKTIESLDANYQDIIRLRFFEEKSIKEIAEELGISVANTKVRVMRAKKVLAELLKNNEFEDD, from the coding sequence ATGAATGACGAACAATTATTCCAGCTTATCGGGAAAGCAAAGGAAAAAGACCAGAAAGCTCAGACCAAGCTCATCAACATCTTTTGGGTTGATGTTTTTTCTTTTGTAATGAAAAAAGTAAGGGATGAAAACGATGCCGATGAAATTACGGTAAATGTCTTTTCGAAAGTTTTATCGAAACTGGACATGTATGATCCACATTTTCAGTTTAAGACCTGGATCTTAACCATTGCTCAAAACACCATTATTGATTTTTGGAGAAAAAGGACCAGAGAAAATCAGGATCCTACGGAGAATCTGGATGAAGTAAAAAACCAGTATGCAAAATCTCCCGAAGAACTCATGATCTCCGATGAAGAACAAAAAAAAATCATTAAAACCATTGAATCTTTAGATGCCAATTATCAGGATATTATCAGATTAAGATTCTTTGAAGAAAAAAGCATTAAAGAAATTGCTGAAGAACTGGGGATTTCCGTTGCGAATACTAAAGTCCGTGTGATGCGAGCAAAAAAGGTCTTAGCTGAATTACTGAAAAACAATGAGTTTGAGGACGATTAA
- the tyrS gene encoding tyrosine--tRNA ligase, with protein sequence MNSFIEELKWRGLFADMMPGTDEQLNKEVTTAYIGFDPTADSLHIGSLIQIKILAHFQQHGHKPIALVGGATGMIGDPSGKSAERNLLDEATLLHYVDCLKNQLSRFLDFSGNEPNKAELVNNYDWMKNISFLDFAKNVGKNITVNYMMAKDSVKKRFSGESGAEGMSFTEFTYQLIQGYDFLHLYQNNNVKLQMGGSDQWGNITTGTELIRRKAQGEAFALTVPLITKADGSKFGKSESGENYWLDKKKTSPYKFYQFWLNATDADAERFIKFYTFLGKEEIEALIEEHKTAPHERKLQKKLAEEVTVWVHGREEYEKALKASEILFGRSTAEDLVSLYEEIFLEIFDGVPQKEVAKDDVLGVNIVDLLSEKSGFLKSKSEATRELKGNSISVNKQKVNEVYTANESDLIDGKFLLLQKGKKSYFIVKVI encoded by the coding sequence ATGAATTCCTTTATAGAAGAACTAAAATGGCGTGGTCTTTTTGCCGATATGATGCCCGGAACCGATGAGCAACTGAATAAAGAGGTAACTACTGCGTATATTGGATTTGATCCAACAGCTGATTCTTTGCATATCGGAAGTCTTATTCAGATAAAAATTTTAGCTCACTTTCAGCAACATGGTCACAAGCCGATTGCTTTGGTAGGTGGTGCTACAGGGATGATCGGGGATCCCTCAGGAAAATCTGCGGAAAGAAATCTTTTGGATGAGGCCACTCTTCTTCACTATGTGGATTGTTTGAAAAACCAGCTTTCAAGATTTTTGGATTTCTCCGGAAATGAGCCTAACAAAGCGGAATTGGTAAACAACTACGACTGGATGAAAAATATTTCTTTCCTTGATTTTGCAAAAAATGTAGGAAAAAATATTACCGTAAATTATATGATGGCGAAAGATTCTGTGAAAAAGAGATTTTCAGGAGAATCGGGTGCGGAAGGAATGAGTTTTACGGAATTTACTTACCAATTAATTCAGGGATACGATTTTTTACATTTATACCAAAACAATAATGTAAAACTTCAGATGGGAGGTTCCGATCAGTGGGGAAATATCACAACCGGAACCGAACTGATCCGTAGAAAAGCTCAGGGAGAAGCATTTGCATTGACTGTTCCATTGATTACTAAAGCGGATGGTTCAAAATTTGGTAAGTCTGAAAGCGGAGAAAACTATTGGTTGGACAAAAAGAAAACATCTCCATATAAATTCTATCAGTTTTGGTTAAACGCAACCGATGCTGATGCAGAAAGATTCATTAAATTTTACACTTTCTTAGGAAAAGAAGAGATTGAAGCTTTAATTGAAGAACATAAAACAGCTCCACACGAAAGAAAATTACAGAAAAAATTAGCTGAGGAAGTAACAGTATGGGTTCACGGAAGAGAGGAATATGAAAAAGCGTTGAAAGCTTCTGAAATTCTTTTCGGACGTTCAACAGCAGAGGATCTGGTAAGTCTTTATGAAGAAATTTTCCTTGAAATTTTTGATGGAGTTCCTCAAAAAGAAGTAGCAAAAGATGATGTTTTAGGAGTAAATATCGTAGATCTTCTTTCTGAAAAATCAGGTTTCCTGAAATCTAAAAGTGAAGCGACAAGAGAATTGAAAGGAAATTCAATTTCTGTGAATAAACAAAAGGTAAATGAAGTATATACTGCCAACGAAAGTGATTTGATTGACGGAAAATTCCTTCTTTTACAAAAAGGAAAGAAAAGTTACTTCATCGTAAAAGTAATTTAA
- a CDS encoding response regulator transcription factor has protein sequence MQTEKINIVIVDDHPIVIEGLKMMLGNQSYFHVSESFTTGSEIITFIKTNPVDIILLDITLPDYSGIEICKEIKKVVPNTSVIMFSNRSERSIIMQCIQNGASGYLLKNTSIDELIECLKGALSGNIVFCNETKHIISKLSHTTIATPRLTKREKEILKLVAEGKTSALIADELFLSPLTVDTHRKNLLQKFQAKNSTELISLAIQHNMIDK, from the coding sequence ATGCAGACTGAAAAAATAAATATCGTTATTGTTGACGATCATCCTATTGTGATTGAAGGGCTGAAAATGATGCTTGGCAATCAGTCTTATTTTCATGTTTCGGAAAGCTTCACAACAGGTTCCGAGATCATCACTTTTATAAAAACCAATCCCGTAGATATTATTCTTCTGGATATTACTTTGCCTGACTATAGCGGAATTGAAATTTGTAAGGAAATAAAAAAAGTAGTTCCCAATACTTCCGTAATTATGTTCAGTAACCGTTCTGAGAGAAGTATTATCATGCAGTGTATTCAAAACGGAGCAAGTGGATATTTACTAAAAAACACGTCTATAGATGAGCTTATAGAATGTCTGAAAGGAGCTCTTTCCGGAAATATTGTTTTCTGTAATGAGACAAAACACATCATAAGCAAGCTCTCACATACAACAATAGCAACGCCGAGATTAACAAAAAGGGAAAAGGAAATTCTGAAACTGGTCGCTGAAGGAAAAACCAGTGCTTTAATTGCTGATGAACTATTTTTAAGTCCTTTAACCGTAGATACACACAGAAAAAATTTACTGCAAAAATTTCAGGCAAAAAACTCTACGGAACTCATAAGCCTGGCCATTCAGCACAATATGATCGATAAATAA
- a CDS encoding PDZ domain-containing protein: protein MIILFSIFMNAQNSFEIQNAEKTVIPFKLINNLIFIPVNVNGADLTFLLDTGIAETSIFSLENKELKLANLEKIRLSGLGGNASIDGFRSDNNIARIGKDYVNYSSTLYIITDQGFNISSHIGIPVNGIIGYHFFKNHPIVIDYLSKKITIYNDERLFKKKIRKFDILDITVEKNKPYIVADVEMTNEKKDSKLLIDLGNSDAIWLFPTLIKNFVYNRPNIDDFLGRGFNGDIYGKRSRIHNLYLGNFKFEKPLTAMPDEYSIQHVNMVENRKGSIGGDIMRRFTIAFDYANQKLYLRKNRNFNDPFHFNMSGLDFRQDGMEWSKDIVSLPTKNRDNLNGGIELINNNLQYNFVLKPIFAIAGVRKDSPAYKAGLKKDDRLISINGKKTADMTMEKILELMKSEEGKTINMQIERNKKEMTLSFDLEDPIPYQE, encoded by the coding sequence ATGATAATTTTGTTCAGCATTTTCATGAATGCTCAGAACTCATTTGAAATACAGAATGCCGAAAAAACAGTTATTCCTTTTAAGTTAATCAATAATCTGATTTTCATTCCGGTTAATGTAAATGGAGCGGATTTAACTTTCCTCTTAGATACCGGAATTGCAGAAACTTCTATTTTCAGCCTTGAAAACAAAGAATTAAAGCTTGCAAATCTCGAAAAAATAAGGCTTTCAGGTTTGGGAGGTAATGCGAGTATTGACGGTTTTCGATCAGACAACAACATTGCCAGAATAGGTAAAGATTACGTAAATTACAGTTCCACACTCTATATCATCACAGATCAGGGCTTTAATATCTCTTCCCACATCGGAATTCCCGTCAATGGAATCATCGGATATCATTTTTTTAAAAATCACCCAATAGTAATTGACTACTTATCGAAGAAAATTACAATCTACAATGATGAAAGATTATTTAAAAAAAAGATAAGAAAATTTGATATCCTCGATATTACTGTTGAAAAAAACAAGCCTTATATTGTCGCAGATGTAGAAATGACAAACGAAAAGAAAGATTCTAAACTATTAATAGATCTTGGAAACAGTGATGCTATCTGGTTATTCCCCACCCTTATTAAAAATTTCGTGTATAACAGACCTAATATTGATGATTTTTTAGGAAGAGGATTTAATGGCGATATTTATGGGAAAAGAAGCAGAATCCATAATTTATATTTAGGCAATTTTAAGTTTGAAAAACCTCTCACAGCAATGCCTGATGAATATTCTATCCAACACGTAAATATGGTCGAAAACAGAAAAGGATCTATAGGAGGTGATATTATGAGACGTTTTACAATCGCTTTCGATTATGCCAATCAGAAACTTTACCTAAGAAAAAACAGAAATTTTAATGACCCGTTTCACTTCAATATGAGCGGCCTTGATTTCAGGCAAGATGGTATGGAATGGTCTAAAGATATCGTAAGCCTCCCCACTAAAAACAGGGACAACTTAAACGGAGGAATTGAGTTAATTAACAACAATTTACAATATAATTTTGTTCTAAAACCTATTTTCGCCATTGCCGGTGTCCGGAAAGACTCTCCTGCTTACAAAGCCGGATTAAAAAAAGATGACAGACTGATCAGCATAAACGGAAAAAAAACAGCAGATATGACGATGGAGAAAATCCTGGAACTGATGAAATCTGAAGAAGGAAAAACCATCAATATGCAGATTGAAAGAAATAAAAAAGAAATGACCTTAAGTTTCGATTTAGAAGATCCAATCCCATATCAAGAATAA
- a CDS encoding DUF1826 domain-containing protein has product MNNTLSGNNQIKVVSSFSELVNTDFQMPVNAFCWKRNLAGDFKEIVSKLQLKEDITEVFIEDLLALQLSEHGNTAREIILNDMQLLTDSGASPSLNLLKKYERDEEFSFISTDVYSYHIDRSPVGTDTFLCTYHGTSSDILPNEQAIQKILIPEIREKLQELHNGPEEEFETFLKDYFFDLHYEPKPNAKPVNLGLGHLWRLAVDHPEQKVLPCIHRAPKENVGEYRLLLIC; this is encoded by the coding sequence ATGAACAATACACTTTCCGGTAACAATCAAATCAAAGTAGTTTCTTCTTTTTCCGAACTTGTAAATACCGACTTTCAGATGCCTGTAAATGCCTTTTGTTGGAAAAGAAACTTGGCTGGAGATTTTAAAGAAATTGTATCTAAGCTTCAATTAAAGGAAGATATTACAGAGGTTTTCATTGAGGATCTTTTAGCACTACAACTTTCAGAACATGGAAATACTGCCAGAGAAATCATTCTGAATGATATGCAACTCTTAACAGATTCTGGAGCATCTCCTTCTCTTAATTTACTTAAAAAGTATGAGCGGGATGAAGAATTCAGCTTCATTTCAACAGACGTTTATTCTTACCATATTGATCGCTCCCCTGTCGGAACAGACACTTTTTTGTGTACATATCATGGAACCTCCAGTGATATTCTGCCCAATGAACAAGCTATACAAAAAATATTGATTCCTGAAATAAGAGAAAAGCTTCAGGAACTGCATAATGGTCCGGAAGAGGAATTCGAAACTTTTTTGAAAGATTATTTTTTCGATCTTCATTATGAACCTAAACCGAATGCTAAACCCGTAAATTTAGGTCTAGGACATCTTTGGAGATTAGCCGTGGACCACCCAGAACAAAAGGTTTTACCTTGTATACATCGTGCACCAAAGGAAAATGTTGGTGAATACCGTCTGCTTTTAATCTGTTGA
- a CDS encoding ATP-binding protein, which produces MNRLLILLSILISFTLQAQQIIPLNEKPYLDSLKNIVNTKTNTQSIAESAFLLSNYYRNTDSPLSKKYLEQGKKMTQKNPYLLAKYFYFEGQYNLDRDKEKAAVSYQRSIKELSKFKTEESAFLQALAWYSYGVTQKDKEGYPFLLKIILEKSIPLVERYENSKSLGFLYTQLAIILTYNAEFEKAGNYNKKALTILERPYPHSAELFYTYLNSASNFCYQAKGDEAKKFLDKAEKMIQPYPESSANAFYYYGKTLYLITKQRNEEALPVIEKGIFYSTKFSQNLLAQMFYFNKYDILKKLKRYDEAKKTLEDILAEQSLASDLNNRKAIYKQLSALNEEMGNPKEALLWEQKYSKLNDSLNTESVKLEINKIEAKFNAAEKERKIANLNAEKKQRELEVSEKNSYLIGLSLVLLLLIIFFIFFFVIYRKNKKISEQKEINLQQKITDIKQKEELSLTKAILEGEERERERIARDLHDGLGGMLAGVKINFSTWSSHHLNPEKDKEFYRILSQLDNSVAELRHVARNLMPESLLNFGLETALNDLCEFYIRKDLDIDFQPINIEKKLPLNIQLNIYRIVQELLANAVKHSGANNILLQCSQSEENFFITIEDNGKGFAKNSEEKTKSLGLRNLKNRVDYLKGKMEINSDHEGTTINIELNTHAD; this is translated from the coding sequence ATGAACAGACTACTTATTTTATTAAGTATATTAATATCTTTTACATTACAAGCCCAGCAGATTATCCCACTCAATGAAAAGCCTTATTTAGACAGTTTAAAGAATATTGTTAATACGAAGACTAACACTCAATCTATTGCCGAATCGGCTTTTCTTCTATCTAATTATTACAGGAATACGGATTCTCCTCTCAGCAAGAAATATCTGGAACAGGGAAAAAAGATGACCCAAAAGAATCCCTATCTTCTGGCTAAATATTTTTATTTTGAAGGACAATATAATCTGGATCGTGATAAAGAAAAAGCTGCAGTTTCTTATCAGCGTTCGATTAAAGAATTATCGAAATTTAAAACCGAAGAATCAGCTTTTTTACAGGCTCTTGCGTGGTACAGCTACGGGGTAACACAAAAAGATAAGGAAGGATATCCGTTTCTACTAAAAATAATCCTTGAAAAAAGCATTCCTTTAGTTGAGAGGTATGAAAATAGCAAAAGTTTAGGTTTCTTATATACACAGCTTGCTATTATTCTTACGTATAATGCAGAGTTTGAAAAAGCAGGAAACTATAATAAAAAAGCTTTAACGATATTAGAAAGGCCATATCCCCATTCTGCCGAATTGTTTTATACTTACCTGAATTCTGCCAGCAATTTCTGTTATCAGGCTAAAGGTGATGAAGCGAAAAAGTTTCTCGATAAAGCTGAAAAAATGATACAGCCCTATCCTGAATCTTCAGCCAATGCTTTTTATTATTACGGAAAAACACTTTATCTGATCACAAAACAAAGAAATGAAGAAGCGCTGCCGGTTATTGAGAAGGGGATTTTTTATTCTACGAAATTCAGTCAGAATTTACTGGCTCAGATGTTTTATTTCAATAAATATGATATCTTAAAAAAATTGAAAAGATATGATGAGGCCAAAAAAACTCTTGAAGACATCCTTGCGGAGCAATCTTTAGCTTCAGATCTTAACAATAGAAAAGCAATCTATAAACAACTTTCCGCACTTAATGAAGAGATGGGAAACCCTAAAGAAGCATTGTTGTGGGAACAGAAGTATTCTAAGCTTAATGACAGTCTGAATACAGAAAGTGTAAAATTAGAAATCAATAAAATTGAAGCCAAATTTAATGCTGCAGAAAAAGAGAGAAAAATTGCGAACCTGAATGCTGAAAAAAAGCAAAGAGAACTGGAAGTAAGTGAGAAGAATTCTTATTTAATAGGACTTAGCCTTGTACTATTATTATTGATTATCTTTTTTATTTTCTTCTTTGTCATTTATAGAAAAAACAAAAAAATATCTGAACAGAAAGAAATTAATCTTCAGCAAAAAATCACTGATATAAAGCAAAAAGAGGAATTAAGCCTTACCAAAGCCATTCTTGAAGGAGAGGAAAGAGAAAGGGAACGAATTGCCCGGGATCTTCATGATGGGTTGGGCGGAATGCTTGCCGGAGTAAAAATTAATTTTTCAACCTGGTCTTCTCATCATCTCAATCCTGAAAAAGATAAAGAATTTTACAGAATCCTCTCCCAGCTGGACAATTCTGTTGCTGAACTTCGTCATGTTGCCAGAAACCTAATGCCTGAATCCCTGCTTAATTTCGGGCTGGAAACCGCCTTAAATGATCTTTGCGAATTTTACATCAGAAAGGATCTTGACATTGATTTTCAACCGATCAATATCGAAAAAAAATTACCGCTCAATATTCAGCTTAATATTTACAGAATTGTACAGGAACTCTTGGCTAATGCGGTAAAACATTCAGGAGCCAACAATATTTTACTTCAGTGCTCACAATCTGAAGAAAATTTCTTTATTACGATTGAAGACAACGGAAAAGGATTTGCAAAAAACAGTGAAGAGAAAACAAAAAGTCTCGGACTTCGAAACCTAAAAAACAGAGTAGATTACCTGAAAGGAAAAATGGAAATCAATTCCGATCATGAAGGAACTACTATCAACATTGAACTTAATACGCATGCAGACTGA
- the lipA gene encoding lipoyl synthase, with amino-acid sequence MENLVQDTTVQKPKWIRVKLPTGKNYRELRTLVDKYKLNTICQSGSCPNMGECWGEGTATFMILGNICTRSCGFCGVKTGKPMDVNWDEPEKVARSIKLMKIKHAVLTSVDRDDLKDMGSILWGETVNAVRRISPGTTMETLIPDFQGITKHLDRLVEVAPEVISHNMETVKRLTREVRIQAKYERSLEVLRYLKEAGQRRTKTGVMLGLGETKDEVFQTIEDIRNANVDVITLGQYLQPTKKHLPVKKFITPEEFDEFGDFARSLGFRHVESSPLVRSSYHAEKHIH; translated from the coding sequence ATGGAGAATTTAGTTCAAGATACTACCGTTCAGAAACCAAAATGGATTCGTGTAAAACTTCCTACCGGAAAGAATTACAGAGAATTGAGGACCTTGGTTGATAAATATAAATTAAATACAATTTGCCAGAGTGGAAGCTGCCCGAATATGGGAGAATGTTGGGGAGAAGGAACAGCAACTTTCATGATCTTAGGAAATATCTGTACAAGGAGCTGCGGATTTTGCGGAGTAAAAACAGGAAAGCCAATGGATGTAAATTGGGATGAGCCTGAAAAAGTGGCACGTTCTATCAAATTAATGAAAATCAAACATGCGGTTTTAACTTCTGTTGACCGTGATGATTTGAAAGATATGGGTTCTATTCTTTGGGGTGAAACTGTAAATGCCGTAAGAAGAATTTCTCCGGGAACCACTATGGAAACATTGATCCCGGATTTTCAGGGGATTACAAAACATCTTGACAGATTGGTAGAAGTAGCTCCTGAGGTGATTTCTCACAACATGGAAACCGTAAAGCGTTTGACAAGAGAAGTGAGAATTCAGGCAAAATATGAAAGAAGCCTTGAGGTTCTTAGATATTTGAAAGAAGCCGGACAAAGAAGAACTAAAACCGGGGTGATGCTTGGTTTGGGTGAGACAAAAGATGAGGTATTCCAGACCATTGAAGACATCAGAAATGCAAACGTAGATGTGATTACATTAGGACAGTACCTGCAACCGACAAAAAAGCATCTTCCTGTAAAAAAATTCATTACTCCTGAAGAATTTGACGAATTTGGAGACTTTGCAAGAAGCTTAGGTTTCAGACATGTTGAAAGTTCACCTTTAGTAAGAAGTTCTTACCACGCTGAAAAACATATCCATTAA
- a CDS encoding L,D-transpeptidase — MRKNTTLKKSFLYTIALAVLLVSCKKETEKVNDIIQGTADSIVETSGSEQDSAKKEPVVQKESLPPAMQEDGFYNAFIFPKDKKLKDSLFSVFNKKYTEKERYAIFALNRLDAKNKWNADTLVVPAKIDTTLMEYSPFPMQLDVLSPVKKFVVFSYPIQAYGVYSNGSLVKWGPTSMGKKAAQTKRGLTFANWKKKLAISTVSSEWKLPYNFNIFNLDGIGWHQYDLPGYPASHSCLRLLMKDAQWLYSYADTWVLNPGGATTKAKGTAVLVYGDYKWGGRKPWRKLLDDPNANNISVEEMTKMIEPNIEKIIKEQDNRQVVVDSIKAAKAVLEQMPENPKTEAP; from the coding sequence ATGAGAAAAAACACAACATTGAAAAAATCATTTTTATATACTATTGCATTGGCGGTGCTTTTGGTTTCTTGTAAAAAAGAAACTGAAAAAGTAAATGATATAATTCAAGGGACTGCCGATTCTATCGTCGAGACTTCGGGGTCAGAACAAGATTCTGCTAAAAAAGAACCCGTTGTTCAAAAAGAATCTTTGCCACCCGCAATGCAGGAAGATGGCTTTTATAATGCTTTTATTTTCCCAAAAGATAAGAAGCTGAAAGATTCATTGTTTTCTGTTTTTAATAAAAAGTATACAGAAAAAGAACGCTATGCTATCTTTGCACTGAACAGATTAGACGCAAAAAATAAATGGAATGCAGATACTTTAGTTGTTCCTGCTAAAATAGATACCACTTTAATGGAGTATTCACCGTTTCCTATGCAGCTGGATGTACTAAGTCCCGTGAAAAAATTTGTAGTTTTTTCTTATCCTATTCAGGCTTATGGAGTGTATTCGAACGGAAGTTTAGTGAAATGGGGACCAACAAGTATGGGGAAAAAAGCTGCACAAACGAAGAGAGGACTTACTTTTGCCAATTGGAAAAAGAAACTGGCAATCTCCACAGTAAGCAGTGAGTGGAAGCTACCCTATAATTTTAATATATTCAATCTGGACGGAATCGGATGGCATCAGTATGATCTTCCAGGTTATCCGGCATCACATTCCTGTTTAAGATTATTAATGAAAGATGCACAATGGCTGTATTCTTACGCAGATACCTGGGTTTTAAATCCGGGAGGTGCTACCACCAAAGCCAAAGGTACTGCAGTGCTGGTATATGGAGATTATAAATGGGGTGGAAGAAAGCCCTGGAGAAAACTATTGGATGACCCCAATGCCAATAATATTTCTGTAGAGGAAATGACCAAAATGATCGAACCGAATATCGAGAAAATAATAAAGGAACAGGATAACCGACAAGTTGTAGTAGATTCTATTAAAGCGGCAAAAGCTGTTTTGGAGCAAATGCCTGAAAATCCTAAAACGGAGGCCCCTTAA
- a CDS encoding MarR family winged helix-turn-helix transcriptional regulator codes for MIPSQNQNISQLALELGLAMNEMKSRLRQKIQTRINEYDSSLSFELIEILGILWRNEGINQQEISTQISKDKSSITYLINNLTKRGLVERVENKNDRRNRQVFLTQSGKKLMEKLYPWALELYQKAAEGIYENELKNALLLIKQMTANLNQ; via the coding sequence ATGATACCTTCACAAAATCAAAATATTTCTCAGCTGGCACTCGAGCTAGGGCTAGCAATGAATGAGATGAAAAGCAGATTAAGGCAGAAAATTCAGACAAGAATTAATGAATATGACTCTTCGCTTTCTTTTGAACTTATCGAAATTCTGGGAATTCTGTGGAGAAATGAAGGAATCAATCAACAAGAGATCAGCACCCAGATCAGCAAAGACAAATCAAGCATAACCTATCTGATTAATAATCTGACAAAAAGAGGACTCGTAGAACGGGTTGAAAATAAAAACGACCGAAGGAATAGACAGGTTTTTCTTACACAAAGCGGAAAGAAACTTATGGAAAAATTATATCCATGGGCTTTGGAACTTTACCAAAAGGCAGCGGAAGGAATTTATGAGAATGAACTTAAAAATGCATTGCTTTTAATCAAACAAATGACAGCTAATCTTAACCAATAA
- a CDS encoding universal stress protein — protein sequence MRTILVPVDTTQTTENAVKLSADWAKQYGYDHIILLKTNNESVFEYLHLAEGHSFVNEESINMILQDTEELLEKLSRIIIEKSPDIKVSKATTDMSLIRSINDIIKDQQNVELIILGSDDKTSVTESFISENIIDIARTSPVKTLIVPNSYTYNAIRNILIPCDIDSITKLDRLFHYKSIIHQKDIHLSLLNIHKKVNKDITESKKEELEKYIYQNLNDIPNSIHYLYDENIINGILSFASLNKTDLVIALPGKHSFLYYIANRSISEGIYQNVSQPVLILK from the coding sequence ATGAGAACAATACTTGTACCTGTTGACACAACACAAACTACCGAAAATGCAGTAAAGCTTTCTGCAGACTGGGCAAAACAATACGGATATGATCATATTATCCTTTTAAAAACAAATAACGAATCTGTATTCGAATATCTGCACTTAGCAGAAGGGCACTCCTTCGTCAACGAAGAAAGTATCAATATGATATTGCAAGACACAGAAGAATTATTAGAGAAATTAAGCCGAATTATTATTGAAAAGTCGCCCGACATAAAGGTTTCAAAAGCAACGACCGATATGTCTTTGATAAGGAGCATTAATGATATTATAAAAGATCAGCAGAATGTTGAATTAATTATTTTAGGCAGTGATGATAAAACTTCTGTGACGGAGAGTTTCATTTCGGAAAATATTATAGATATTGCAAGAACAAGTCCTGTAAAAACCTTAATTGTTCCCAATAGTTACACTTACAACGCAATCAGAAACATATTAATACCTTGTGATATTGATAGTATCACAAAATTAGACAGATTGTTTCACTACAAATCGATTATCCACCAAAAAGATATCCATTTGTCGCTTTTAAATATCCATAAAAAAGTAAACAAAGATATTACAGAATCTAAAAAAGAAGAGCTTGAAAAATACATTTACCAAAATCTGAATGATATTCCCAATAGTATCCACTACTTATACGACGAAAACATCATCAATGGCATTTTATCTTTTGCCTCATTAAATAAAACCGATCTTGTGATTGCATTACCGGGAAAACACAGTTTCCTTTATTATATAGCCAACAGAAGCATTTCCGAAGGAATTTATCAAAATGTAAGTCAGCCTGTTTTAATTCTGAAATAA